In a genomic window of uncultured Sphaerochaeta sp.:
- a CDS encoding ammonium transporter, whose amino-acid sequence MYSSVDTLWVLLGAVLVFFMQAGFAMVETGFTRAKNAGNIIMKNLMDFCLGSAVFWILGFGLMFGVGAEGQTNPFVGFFDFFVQREYGSSFPTAAFLIFQTVFCATAATIVSGAMAERTKFISYCLYSVVISALVYPISGHWIWGGGWLSTLGFHDFAGSTAVHMVGGVAAFWGAKRIGARVGKYDEQGKAKAIPGHSLTLGALGVFILWFCWFGFNGGSTVSLTGDDTIVSAASIFVTTNLAAAFAAIATMLYTWIRYKKPDVSMTLNGALAGLVGITAGCDAVSPMGAAAIGLICGVLVVVSVEFFEKVVRIDDPVGAISVHGICGAVGTLLVGLFALDGGLFYGGGFSLLGVQSLGVVSVLVWVSVTMFLLFLLIEKTVGLRVSQAEEVAGLDLEEHGIISSYADFMPAVPSVLGSASASPEEAIPVVHVPPQKTPSRQAPMTKIVIVSRQSKFNELKHALNEIGVMGLTVTQVMGCGMQKGNKEYYRGVPVSMTLLPKMQVETVVSKVPVRSVIEAAKKALYTGHIGDGKIFVYTVDNVIKVRTGEEGYDALQDELVAE is encoded by the coding sequence ATGTACTCATCAGTAGACACCTTATGGGTCTTGCTCGGCGCGGTGTTGGTCTTCTTCATGCAGGCAGGGTTTGCCATGGTTGAAACGGGGTTCACCCGGGCAAAGAATGCAGGGAACATCATCATGAAGAACTTGATGGACTTCTGTCTGGGCAGCGCGGTCTTCTGGATCCTTGGCTTTGGACTCATGTTCGGGGTGGGAGCTGAAGGACAAACCAATCCCTTCGTCGGCTTCTTCGATTTCTTCGTCCAAAGGGAGTATGGCTCCTCCTTTCCCACAGCCGCGTTTTTGATTTTCCAGACAGTCTTCTGTGCAACAGCAGCTACGATTGTCAGCGGTGCCATGGCAGAGCGTACGAAATTCATCTCCTATTGTCTCTATTCGGTGGTCATCAGTGCCCTGGTGTATCCGATCAGCGGTCACTGGATCTGGGGCGGTGGTTGGCTCAGCACGCTCGGTTTCCATGACTTTGCAGGCTCCACCGCGGTTCACATGGTGGGAGGCGTTGCTGCCTTCTGGGGAGCAAAACGCATAGGGGCGAGGGTAGGCAAGTATGACGAACAGGGAAAAGCGAAGGCAATTCCCGGGCACAGTCTCACCCTGGGTGCCCTTGGTGTGTTCATCCTCTGGTTCTGTTGGTTCGGTTTCAACGGAGGTTCCACGGTAAGCCTCACCGGTGATGATACCATTGTCAGCGCTGCATCGATTTTTGTTACCACCAACCTTGCAGCGGCCTTTGCTGCAATAGCCACCATGCTCTATACCTGGATCCGCTACAAGAAACCGGATGTATCCATGACGCTGAACGGGGCTTTGGCCGGCTTGGTCGGCATCACTGCCGGTTGTGACGCGGTCAGCCCCATGGGAGCCGCTGCCATCGGCCTCATCTGCGGCGTCCTGGTGGTGGTTTCGGTGGAGTTCTTTGAAAAAGTGGTACGCATTGACGATCCTGTCGGTGCCATCTCGGTCCATGGCATCTGCGGAGCGGTGGGAACCCTGCTGGTTGGGTTGTTCGCCCTGGACGGTGGACTCTTCTACGGTGGTGGCTTTTCCCTGCTTGGTGTCCAGAGCCTTGGCGTAGTCTCCGTACTGGTTTGGGTTTCCGTCACCATGTTCCTGCTCTTCCTGCTCATTGAGAAAACGGTGGGACTCAGGGTTTCCCAGGCCGAGGAGGTCGCAGGTCTGGATCTTGAGGAGCATGGGATCATCTCTTCCTATGCGGACTTCATGCCGGCGGTTCCCTCGGTGCTCGGTTCTGCTTCCGCCTCACCGGAGGAAGCCATACCGGTAGTGCATGTTCCACCTCAGAAGACTCCCAGCAGGCAAGCCCCGATGACCAAGATCGTCATCGTAAGCCGCCAGAGCAAGTTCAACGAGCTGAAGCATGCCCTCAATGAGATCGGTGTCATGGGTTTGACCGTCACCCAGGTCATGGGGTGTGGCATGCAGAAGGGAAACAAGGAGTACTACCGTGGGGTTCCTGTCTCCATGACGCTGCTTCCGAAGATGCAGGTGGAGACGGTTGTCAGCAAGGTGCCGGTGCGTTCTGTCATTGAGGCAGCGAAGAAAGCGCTCTACACCGGACACATCGGGGACGGGAAGATATTCGTCTACACGGTGGACAACGTCATCAAGGTCCGCACCGGCGAGGAGGGCTATGATGCCTTGCAGGATGAGCTTGTGGCTGAGTAA
- the purU gene encoding formyltetrahydrofolate deformylase, whose translation MTSNQNKIIFLIQCEDRKGILSATSTWFYNRSYNILHCQQHTDNIEGRYFMRIELDMQDLKTTRKELEDDFAEFARSYNLSWECHYSDYNARVAIMVSKTSHCLYDLIARKNEGDLKCEISLIISNHPDLEVIANQFRIPFYYLPVTSETKSEQEAKIRTLLKRFDIDLVVLARYMQILSAEFTSEWQGKIINIHHGFLPAFQGANPYRRAYERGVKMIGATAHYASEDLDQGPIIDQDVVRVNHELSPNGLRDVGKDVERRVLAKAVQAHLESRIIVYKNRTIVFDVER comes from the coding sequence ATGACAAGCAATCAGAACAAAATCATTTTCCTCATCCAGTGCGAGGACCGCAAGGGCATTCTCAGTGCCACCTCGACCTGGTTCTACAACAGAAGCTACAACATCCTGCACTGTCAGCAGCACACCGACAACATTGAAGGCCGCTATTTCATGCGCATCGAACTCGACATGCAGGACCTCAAGACCACCCGCAAGGAGCTGGAGGACGACTTTGCTGAGTTTGCCCGCTCCTACAATCTCAGCTGGGAGTGCCACTACAGCGACTACAATGCCCGTGTTGCCATCATGGTCAGCAAGACCAGCCACTGCCTCTACGACCTGATCGCCAGAAAGAATGAGGGCGACCTGAAGTGTGAAATCAGCCTCATCATCAGCAACCATCCGGATCTTGAGGTCATCGCAAACCAGTTCCGCATTCCTTTCTACTATCTTCCTGTCACCTCCGAGACCAAATCCGAGCAGGAAGCAAAGATCCGCACCCTGCTCAAGCGTTTCGATATCGATCTGGTGGTACTCGCCCGTTACATGCAAATCCTCTCGGCCGAATTCACCAGCGAGTGGCAAGGCAAGATCATCAACATCCACCATGGCTTCCTGCCTGCATTCCAGGGAGCGAATCCCTATCGCAGAGCGTATGAGCGTGGGGTGAAGATGATCGGGGCAACCGCCCACTATGCAAGCGAGGATCTCGACCAGGGACCGATCATCGACCAGGATGTGGTCAGGGTCAACCACGAGTTGAGCCCCAACGGACTGAGGGACGTGGGAAAGGATGTGGAACGGCGTGTCTTGGCCAAGGCGGTGCAAGCACATCTGGAAAGCCGAATCATTGTCTACAAGAACCGTACCATCGTCTTTGACGTGGAACGCTAG